A genomic window from Planococcus rifietoensis includes:
- the folP gene encoding dihydropteroate synthase, whose translation MDLNVFAKTQVMGILNVTPDSFSDGGQFDNIEKALARAKQMLKDGASIIDVGGESTRPGHTQISDEEEIARVVPVIQALREQTEAIISIDTYKSAVAQAAVEAGAQIINDIWGAKYDPEIALVAADKQVPIILMHNRAEAVYDDFWQDAKKDLKESIRIARNAGVSDKHIWLDPGIGFAKTLAQNVEMMQRLDQLVAMGYPVLLGTSRKSFIGKLLDAKVDERLEGSLATAAFGVTKGCQVVRVHDVKETVQTVKMMDFLTGKIKVEG comes from the coding sequence ATGGACTTAAATGTATTCGCAAAAACGCAAGTGATGGGCATATTGAATGTGACACCGGATTCGTTTTCCGATGGCGGGCAATTCGATAATATCGAAAAAGCGCTGGCCCGCGCCAAGCAAATGTTAAAGGATGGAGCTTCCATTATCGATGTAGGCGGCGAATCGACACGCCCTGGTCATACACAAATTTCTGACGAAGAAGAAATCGCTCGGGTAGTGCCGGTCATCCAGGCGCTCAGAGAACAGACAGAGGCAATTATTTCCATCGATACATACAAATCTGCCGTTGCCCAAGCAGCTGTCGAGGCTGGTGCACAGATCATTAATGATATTTGGGGCGCCAAATACGATCCCGAGATCGCCCTGGTGGCTGCAGACAAACAAGTGCCGATTATTCTAATGCACAACCGTGCCGAAGCGGTTTATGATGATTTTTGGCAAGACGCAAAAAAAGACCTTAAAGAAAGCATCCGCATCGCCCGAAATGCAGGCGTTTCGGACAAACACATCTGGCTCGATCCCGGCATCGGATTCGCCAAGACGCTCGCCCAAAACGTCGAGATGATGCAGCGGCTAGATCAGCTCGTAGCAATGGGCTACCCCGTACTCCTCGGCACTTCCCGTAAATCATTCATCGGTAAATTACTCGATGCAAAAGTCGATGAGCGCTTGGAAGGTTCTCTCGCAACAGCAGCTTTCGGTGTCACGAAAGGTTGCCAAGTCGTGCGTGTCCACGATGTCAAAGAAACGGTGCAGACAGTGAAGATGATGGATTTCTTAACAGGCAAGATAAAAGTGGAGGGATAG
- the folB gene encoding dihydroneopterin aldolase yields the protein MDYIHLNEMEFYGYHGVFSEEQKLGQRFRATVTLAVDLKRAGETDELEHTVHYGEAYETCREVIEGEPKKLVEAVAETVAAELLNQFPLVQGVRVQLIKPDPPIPGHYKSVAIDITRGSFR from the coding sequence ATGGATTATATTCATTTAAACGAAATGGAATTTTACGGTTATCACGGTGTATTTTCGGAAGAACAAAAACTCGGACAGCGTTTCCGGGCGACAGTGACGCTTGCCGTCGATTTAAAACGTGCTGGGGAAACTGACGAACTGGAACATACGGTTCATTACGGTGAAGCGTATGAAACATGTCGCGAAGTTATTGAAGGAGAACCCAAAAAGCTGGTCGAGGCCGTAGCCGAAACGGTAGCTGCTGAATTATTGAACCAATTTCCGCTAGTCCAGGGAGTCCGCGTTCAGTTGATCAAACCTGACCCGCCAATCCCTGGCCATTACAAATCAGTAGCAATCGATATCACCCGAGGCAGCTTCCGATGA
- the folK gene encoding 2-amino-4-hydroxy-6-hydroxymethyldihydropteridine diphosphokinase, translating into MNEVYLSLGSNLGDRKAQLQEAVRLLQTNPSISNIKMSSIYETAPVGYLNQEAFLNLVIRLETSLSPLELLDICQEIEQALHRERLVRWGPRTVDLDVLLYGQEQLATERLTIPHPRMYERAFVLVPLQELMPSLILPEDLEMQEVHVWKTYNDVNTFLRDAN; encoded by the coding sequence ATGAATGAAGTCTACCTATCCTTGGGCTCGAATTTAGGAGACAGGAAAGCCCAGCTTCAAGAAGCGGTTCGCTTGCTTCAAACGAATCCTTCCATTTCGAACATAAAAATGTCTTCCATCTACGAAACGGCTCCAGTCGGCTATCTCAATCAAGAGGCATTTCTGAATCTAGTTATCCGATTGGAAACCAGTCTCTCTCCATTAGAGTTGCTGGATATATGCCAAGAAATTGAGCAAGCTTTGCACAGGGAGCGGTTGGTTCGTTGGGGCCCGCGCACAGTGGATCTTGATGTGTTGCTGTACGGCCAAGAGCAGCTGGCAACAGAAAGGCTCACCATTCCACATCCCCGCATGTATGAGCGGGCATTCGTGCTTGTGCCTTTGCAGGAACTGATGCCCTCACTCATTCTTCCGGAAGATTTAGAGATGCAGGAAGTACATGTGTGGAAAACGTATAATGACGTAAATACATTTTTGCGTGATGCAAATTAA
- the lysS gene encoding lysine--tRNA ligase, whose amino-acid sequence MSEELNDQLVVRRQKMQNFREHGLDPFGKRFERTHLSQEIVEQYDQFSKEELEEKSAEVIIAGRIMTKRGKGKAGFAHLQDLKGQIQIYVRKDAIGEDSYEFFKTADLGDIIGVRGTVFKTNVGELSVKAQEVEYLTKALRPLPEKFHGLKDVEQRYRQRYLDLIVSENSKETFILRSRIIQAMRRYLDDQGFLEVETPMLHSIAGGATARPFITHHNALDMQLYIRIAIELHLKRLIVGGLEKVYEIGRVFRNEGISTRHNPEFTMLELYEAYADYNDIMSLTENLIAHTAQEVLGTTTVRYGEEDINLAPGWKRLHMADAVKEYTGVDFWQHMSKEEAQALANQHGIEIKPTMEVGHILNEFFEQKVEEQLVQPTFIYGHPVEISPLAKKNPEDERFTDRFELFIVRREHANAFTELNDPIDQRERFEAQLIEKEEGNDEAHEMDDDFIEALEYGLPPTGGLGIGIDRLVMLLTNSASIRDVLLFPQMRPKE is encoded by the coding sequence ATGTCAGAAGAGTTGAATGACCAATTAGTGGTGCGCCGCCAGAAAATGCAAAACTTCCGTGAGCATGGACTCGACCCATTCGGAAAACGTTTCGAACGCACGCACCTTTCGCAAGAAATCGTCGAGCAATATGACCAATTCTCGAAAGAAGAACTAGAAGAAAAGTCTGCTGAAGTCATTATTGCGGGCCGCATCATGACGAAGCGCGGAAAAGGTAAAGCCGGATTCGCACACCTGCAGGATTTGAAAGGGCAGATCCAAATCTACGTCCGTAAAGACGCAATTGGAGAAGATTCCTATGAATTCTTCAAAACCGCAGACTTGGGAGACATCATCGGCGTCCGCGGCACTGTTTTCAAGACAAACGTCGGCGAACTCTCCGTAAAAGCACAAGAAGTGGAATACCTAACAAAAGCCCTTCGCCCGCTGCCGGAAAAATTCCATGGCTTGAAAGACGTTGAACAACGCTATCGCCAGCGTTATCTTGATCTAATTGTCAGCGAAAATAGCAAAGAGACGTTTATCTTGCGTAGCCGGATCATTCAAGCGATGCGTCGCTATCTGGATGACCAAGGCTTTTTGGAAGTTGAAACACCGATGCTCCATTCAATCGCCGGAGGAGCCACTGCACGTCCGTTCATTACCCATCATAATGCGCTAGATATGCAATTATACATTCGTATTGCTATCGAACTTCATTTGAAACGCCTCATTGTAGGTGGATTAGAAAAAGTTTATGAAATCGGGCGCGTCTTCCGTAACGAAGGCATCTCTACCCGTCACAATCCAGAATTCACTATGCTCGAACTTTACGAAGCATATGCTGATTACAATGACATCATGTCCTTGACAGAGAACTTAATTGCACATACTGCACAGGAAGTTCTTGGCACAACGACTGTCCGTTATGGAGAAGAAGACATCAATCTAGCTCCGGGCTGGAAACGTCTGCACATGGCAGATGCAGTTAAAGAATACACTGGTGTAGATTTCTGGCAACATATGTCGAAAGAAGAAGCACAAGCACTCGCCAACCAACATGGAATCGAAATCAAACCTACTATGGAAGTGGGGCATATCCTAAATGAATTCTTCGAACAAAAAGTTGAAGAACAATTGGTTCAGCCTACATTCATTTATGGACATCCGGTTGAAATTTCTCCGCTTGCTAAGAAAAATCCGGAAGATGAGCGTTTCACAGATCGTTTTGAACTTTTCATTGTACGTAGAGAGCATGCAAATGCCTTTACAGAATTAAACGATCCAATTGATCAGCGCGAACGTTTTGAAGCGCAACTCATAGAAAAAGAAGAAGGAAACGATGAAGCTCATGAAATGGATGATGACTTTATCGAAGCTTTGGAATACGGTCTTCCTCCAACAGGCGGCTTAGGAATCGGAATTGACCGCTTGGTTATGTTGCTAACTAACTCGGCATCGATTCGAGACGTGTTATTATTCCCGCAGATGCGACCAAAAGAATAA
- a CDS encoding CtsR family transcriptional regulator: MRNISDIIEGYLKEIIEISGKDHIEIKRSEVAEKFQCVPSQINYVINTRFTLDRGYLVESKRGGGGYIRIKKVRLHKKSDLIAQIINRLETGASQTMAEDIVWRLLSEDVISKREAKLILSAIDRSTLGLPLPVRDEVRARILVAMLFTIQYESNGQGVIK, encoded by the coding sequence ATGCGGAATATTTCAGATATAATTGAAGGTTATTTAAAAGAGATTATCGAAATAAGCGGTAAGGACCATATTGAAATTAAACGAAGTGAGGTTGCTGAGAAATTTCAATGTGTTCCATCCCAAATTAATTATGTGATAAATACTAGATTTACATTAGATCGTGGATACTTAGTTGAAAGTAAGCGTGGTGGCGGAGGATATATTCGTATTAAGAAAGTACGCCTTCATAAGAAGTCAGATTTAATTGCCCAAATCATTAATAGACTTGAAACCGGTGCTTCACAAACCATGGCTGAAGATATTGTGTGGAGGCTTTTAAGTGAAGATGTTATATCAAAGCGTGAAGCTAAATTGATTTTGAGTGCCATTGATCGTTCTACTCTCGGGCTGCCTCTTCCTGTACGAGATGAAGTACGAGCGCGGATTCTAGTGGCAATGCTGTTTACTATTCAATATGAGTCGAACGGGCAAGGAGTGATCAAGTGA
- a CDS encoding UvrB/UvrC motif-containing protein: MICEQCGERPATVIVKQNQQGHLTERHLCHVCAAENHNISFSFDQDPMAIHNLLANWFPKQQAAVSPVRKEVPACPSCGFTFQKFLTLGKFGCAECYSTFSPQLIEILKRVQNGNTEHTGKIPASYGTTLKIKKEIEELRKQMQAAIQDENFEEAARLRDQVKALNEKLEGGGDVGD; encoded by the coding sequence GTGATTTGTGAACAATGTGGAGAACGGCCAGCTACAGTCATCGTGAAGCAAAACCAGCAGGGCCATTTAACAGAAAGGCACCTCTGTCACGTTTGCGCGGCAGAAAACCATAATATCAGTTTTTCTTTTGACCAAGACCCGATGGCGATCCATAATTTATTAGCTAATTGGTTTCCGAAGCAGCAAGCCGCTGTGAGTCCTGTGAGAAAGGAAGTTCCAGCTTGCCCGTCTTGTGGATTTACTTTCCAAAAGTTTTTGACTCTTGGTAAATTTGGCTGTGCTGAGTGTTATAGCACTTTCTCACCGCAGCTAATAGAGATTTTAAAACGAGTTCAAAATGGAAACACTGAACATACAGGAAAGATTCCTGCATCTTATGGAACAACGTTGAAAATTAAAAAAGAAATTGAAGAATTGAGAAAGCAAATGCAGGCTGCGATACAAGATGAGAACTTTGAAGAAGCTGCAAGGCTGCGAGATCAAGTAAAGGCCTTGAATGAAAAGCTTGAAGGAGGTGGGGACGTTGGCGATTGA
- a CDS encoding protein arginine kinase, whose product MAIDRFLQPRASSWMANNGEHVDIAMSTRIRLARNLDEFKFPYAFSEDEALKVDKAVSSVLLDKGKEVGYGFTHINIEELNDLQREVLVEKHLISPYLANSQHSSAVLLSDEEELSVMVNEEDHMRIQSLQSGFHLQEAYDIANKMDSLLEENLSYAFHEKFGYLTSCPTNTGTGMRASVMLHLPALTMSHQINRIIPAISRLGMVVRGIYGEGSEALGNVYQISNQVTLGKSEYEILQDLQNMTEQIIEQERRAREALNANSPLLLEDRVYRSLGVLTHARLLNTEEAATCLSDVRLGIDLHLITDVDMSILNELMVFMQPAFLQQYAGRPLEAKERDLARAELFRERLADNGINTKGEDFA is encoded by the coding sequence TTGGCGATTGACCGTTTCCTTCAACCCCGTGCGAGCAGTTGGATGGCTAATAACGGTGAACATGTTGATATAGCTATGAGTACGAGAATCCGATTAGCACGAAATTTAGATGAATTTAAATTTCCATATGCATTTTCTGAGGATGAGGCGTTGAAAGTTGATAAAGCCGTTTCTTCGGTATTACTTGATAAGGGAAAGGAAGTTGGATACGGGTTTACTCATATCAATATTGAAGAATTAAATGACCTGCAGCGTGAAGTGTTGGTAGAAAAACATTTAATTAGCCCTTATTTAGCGAACAGTCAGCATTCCAGTGCTGTATTATTATCTGATGAAGAAGAGCTTAGCGTGATGGTCAATGAAGAAGATCACATGCGGATTCAAAGTTTGCAGTCAGGCTTTCATTTGCAGGAAGCATATGACATAGCGAATAAAATGGATTCGCTTTTGGAAGAAAATCTTTCATACGCTTTTCATGAGAAATTTGGTTACTTGACCAGTTGCCCTACAAACACAGGCACAGGAATGCGTGCTTCTGTCATGCTTCATTTGCCAGCTTTAACGATGTCCCATCAAATCAACCGGATCATCCCGGCTATATCCCGTCTGGGGATGGTTGTTAGAGGGATTTACGGAGAAGGAAGTGAAGCGCTTGGTAATGTATACCAGATTTCTAACCAAGTAACATTGGGGAAATCAGAGTATGAGATTTTGCAGGATTTGCAAAACATGACCGAGCAGATTATTGAACAGGAACGAAGAGCAAGGGAAGCATTGAATGCGAATTCTCCGCTGCTCCTTGAAGATAGGGTGTACCGGTCGTTAGGTGTCTTGACCCACGCCCGTCTGTTGAATACGGAAGAAGCCGCTACATGTTTATCAGATGTGAGACTTGGCATCGACCTTCATCTAATTACGGATGTAGACATGTCGATACTGAATGAATTGATGGTCTTTATGCAACCTGCGTTTTTGCAGCAGTATGCGGGACGACCATTGGAAGCGAAGGAACGTGACCTTGCCCGGGCGGAATTGTTCCGGGAGAGGTTAGCTGATAACGGGATAAATACAAAAGGAGAGGATTTTGCATGA
- a CDS encoding ATP-dependent Clp protease ATP-binding subunit codes for MMFNRFTQRAQKVLQLAQEEAIRMKHESIGTEHILLGLIREGGGIAAKALEAIEVNTQLIEDGVKELVGVGEKDVGPIVHYTPRAKKVIELSVDESRKLGHSYIGTEHLLLALIREGEGVAARVLGNAGVSLNKARQQVLQLLGSNEQASTGTSPNASANTPTLDGLARDLTQVAREGSLDPVIGRSDEITRVIEVLSRRTKNNPVLIGEPGVGKTAIAEGLAQQIVNNEIPETLRDKRVMVLDMGTVVAGTKYRGEFEDRLKKVMDEIRQAGNVILFIDELHTLIGAGGAEGAIDASNILKPSLARGELQCIGATTLDEYRKYIEKDAALERRFQPIQVDEPTVEESIEIIKGLRDRYEAHHRVKITDEAIVAAAKMSDRYISDRFLPDKAIDLIDEAGSKVRLRSYTTPPDLKELEARLEAARSEKNEAVQSQEFEKAASLRDAEQKLKDELDQTKKEWKEKQGKEESEVTVEDIAKVVSMWTGVPVSRLAQTESDKLLNLEQILHSRVIGQDEAVTSISKAIRRARAGLKDPKRPIGSFIFLGPTGVGKTELAKALAESMFGDEDAMIRIDMSEYMERHTTSRLVGSPPGYVGYEEGGQLTEKVRRKPYSVVLLDEIEKAHPEVFNILLQVLEDGHLTDSKGRRVDFRNTVIIMTSNVGAQELKYNKYVGFNLEDSKTDYKDMKGKMLAELKKAFRPEFLNRVDDMIVFHSLEKNDLRKIVELMTQQLTGRLKEQDIDLELTEAALDKIAKEGYDPEYGARPLRRSLQKHVEDRLSEELLKGTAIAGQKIVFDVQGDEFIVRTNEGAVEKS; via the coding sequence ATGATGTTCAACCGATTTACACAACGCGCACAAAAAGTTCTTCAATTAGCTCAAGAAGAGGCCATCCGCATGAAGCACGAATCGATCGGAACTGAGCATATTTTGCTTGGTTTGATCCGAGAAGGCGGCGGAATTGCCGCGAAAGCACTTGAAGCGATTGAAGTGAATACACAATTGATCGAAGACGGTGTCAAAGAACTGGTCGGCGTCGGTGAAAAAGATGTCGGGCCGATTGTTCATTATACGCCGCGGGCTAAAAAAGTGATCGAGCTGTCGGTTGACGAATCCCGCAAGCTTGGCCACTCTTATATCGGAACAGAGCATTTACTGCTTGCTTTAATTCGTGAAGGCGAAGGCGTGGCGGCACGAGTTCTTGGGAACGCCGGTGTCAGCTTGAATAAAGCGCGCCAGCAAGTATTGCAGCTGCTTGGCAGCAACGAGCAAGCATCGACTGGCACGAGCCCAAATGCTTCTGCCAATACACCAACTTTGGATGGCTTGGCACGCGACTTGACGCAAGTTGCGCGTGAAGGCAGCTTGGATCCAGTCATTGGACGCAGTGACGAAATCACGCGTGTGATTGAAGTATTGAGCCGCAGAACGAAAAACAACCCGGTATTGATCGGGGAGCCTGGTGTCGGTAAAACAGCCATCGCAGAAGGGCTTGCACAGCAAATCGTTAATAATGAAATTCCGGAAACGCTTCGCGACAAACGCGTCATGGTACTTGATATGGGTACGGTAGTTGCCGGAACGAAATACCGCGGTGAATTTGAAGACCGTTTGAAAAAAGTGATGGATGAAATCCGTCAAGCGGGCAATGTCATCCTCTTCATCGATGAGCTCCATACATTGATCGGGGCTGGCGGAGCTGAAGGAGCGATCGATGCTTCGAATATCTTGAAACCATCGCTTGCACGTGGTGAATTGCAGTGCATCGGTGCCACCACGCTGGATGAGTACCGCAAGTACATCGAGAAAGATGCAGCGCTTGAGCGCCGTTTCCAACCGATTCAAGTGGATGAGCCGACGGTTGAAGAATCGATCGAAATCATTAAAGGCTTGCGCGACCGCTACGAAGCGCATCACCGCGTGAAAATTACTGATGAAGCGATTGTTGCGGCAGCGAAAATGTCTGACCGTTATATTTCCGACCGCTTCTTGCCGGATAAAGCGATCGATTTAATCGATGAGGCCGGTTCGAAAGTGCGTTTGCGTTCGTATACGACTCCACCGGATTTGAAAGAGCTTGAAGCCCGTCTTGAAGCTGCGCGTTCTGAAAAGAATGAAGCGGTGCAGAGTCAGGAATTCGAAAAAGCGGCTTCTCTTCGCGATGCAGAGCAGAAGTTGAAAGATGAGCTCGACCAGACGAAGAAAGAATGGAAAGAAAAGCAAGGCAAAGAAGAGTCTGAAGTGACAGTTGAAGATATTGCGAAAGTCGTCTCTATGTGGACAGGCGTGCCGGTATCGAGATTGGCGCAGACAGAATCCGATAAATTGCTTAATTTGGAGCAGATCCTTCATAGTCGTGTAATCGGCCAAGATGAAGCAGTGACTTCGATTTCGAAAGCGATCCGCCGTGCGCGTGCCGGGTTGAAAGATCCGAAACGTCCGATTGGCTCGTTCATTTTCCTAGGGCCAACAGGCGTCGGTAAAACTGAGCTTGCGAAAGCTTTGGCTGAGTCGATGTTCGGGGATGAAGATGCGATGATCCGCATCGATATGTCCGAGTACATGGAACGCCATACGACTTCACGCCTTGTTGGTTCGCCTCCAGGCTATGTCGGCTATGAAGAGGGCGGCCAGTTGACGGAGAAAGTCCGTAGAAAGCCATATTCAGTGGTCTTGCTTGATGAAATTGAGAAAGCTCACCCCGAAGTCTTCAATATCCTCTTGCAAGTACTTGAAGACGGGCATTTGACGGATTCCAAAGGGCGTCGCGTCGATTTCCGTAATACGGTAATCATCATGACGTCGAACGTCGGTGCACAGGAATTGAAATACAATAAGTACGTAGGATTTAACTTGGAAGATTCGAAGACTGATTATAAAGATATGAAAGGCAAGATGCTCGCGGAATTGAAGAAAGCGTTCCGTCCTGAATTCTTGAACCGTGTCGATGATATGATTGTCTTCCATTCACTTGAAAAGAACGATTTGCGCAAGATTGTCGAGCTGATGACGCAGCAGTTGACGGGCCGTTTGAAAGAACAGGACATCGATCTGGAGCTGACAGAGGCAGCGCTTGATAAAATTGCCAAAGAGGGGTATGATCCGGAATACGGAGCACGTCCTTTGCGCCGCTCACTTCAAAAACATGTCGAAGACCGTTTGTCTGAAGAGTTGTTGAAAGGTACAGCAATTGCCGGGCAAAAAATTGTCTTCGATGTACAGGGTGATGAATTCATTGTCCGTACGAATGAAGGGGCCGTAGAGAAATCGTAA
- the radA gene encoding DNA repair protein RadA, whose product MAKKKIKFICQSCGYESAKWMGKCPGCAAWNTMTEETEVAAPKGTRGAFQHSAPQIAQKATPINSIETKEEPRTKTEMEELNRVLGGGIVSGSLVLIGGDPGIGKSTLLLQVSALLAKAGKKVLYISGEESIRQTKMRAERLDAVSGDLLIFAETNLELIHHTIEEVEPDFVIVDSIQTVYHPEVTSAPGSVTQVRESTAELMRVAKTKNIAIFLVGHVTKEGQIAGPRILEHMVDTVLYFEGERHHTYRILRSVKNRFGSTNEIAIFEMLQGGLKEVLNPSELFLQERSSGTAGSTVVASMEGTRPILVEIQALVTPSSFNYPKRMATGIDQNRVSLLMAVLEKRVGLMLQSQDAYIKVAGGVKLDEPAIDLAVLASIVSSFRDIAPKVDDCIIGEVGLTGEVRRVSRIEQRVQEAAKLGFKRAIIPKSNMGGWDFPEGIRVVGVETINEALKELFPQQ is encoded by the coding sequence ATGGCGAAGAAAAAGATAAAGTTCATCTGCCAGTCCTGCGGTTATGAGTCTGCCAAATGGATGGGGAAATGCCCAGGTTGTGCGGCATGGAATACGATGACAGAAGAAACGGAAGTTGCAGCACCGAAAGGCACAAGGGGCGCATTCCAGCATAGTGCACCGCAAATTGCCCAAAAAGCGACACCGATCAATTCGATAGAAACGAAAGAAGAGCCAAGGACGAAAACGGAAATGGAAGAATTGAACCGCGTACTCGGCGGAGGGATTGTTTCCGGTTCTCTTGTTTTGATCGGGGGCGACCCAGGGATCGGGAAATCGACATTGCTCTTGCAAGTATCGGCGCTTCTTGCGAAAGCCGGCAAGAAAGTGTTGTATATTTCAGGGGAGGAGTCGATTCGCCAGACGAAAATGCGAGCGGAGCGGCTGGATGCGGTTTCCGGAGACTTATTGATTTTTGCGGAAACCAATTTGGAGCTGATCCATCATACGATTGAAGAAGTAGAACCGGATTTCGTGATTGTCGATTCGATTCAAACGGTCTATCATCCCGAAGTAACATCAGCACCCGGCAGTGTGACGCAAGTTCGTGAAAGCACAGCGGAATTGATGCGGGTGGCGAAAACGAAAAACATCGCGATTTTCCTGGTCGGCCACGTGACGAAAGAAGGGCAGATTGCCGGGCCTCGTATTTTGGAGCATATGGTGGATACAGTGCTTTATTTTGAAGGGGAACGGCATCATACGTACCGCATTTTGCGCAGTGTCAAAAACCGTTTCGGTTCGACGAACGAAATTGCGATTTTTGAAATGCTGCAAGGCGGGTTAAAGGAAGTATTGAATCCCTCCGAGTTGTTTTTGCAGGAACGTTCAAGCGGCACAGCGGGATCTACGGTTGTCGCTTCCATGGAAGGGACACGGCCGATACTGGTGGAGATTCAGGCATTGGTCACCCCATCGAGCTTTAATTATCCGAAACGAATGGCGACTGGAATTGACCAAAATCGGGTATCGTTATTGATGGCGGTGCTTGAGAAGCGCGTCGGCTTGATGCTGCAGTCGCAAGATGCGTATATAAAAGTCGCAGGCGGCGTGAAACTGGATGAACCGGCTATCGATTTGGCAGTACTCGCGAGCATTGTCTCAAGTTTCCGTGATATTGCACCGAAAGTGGATGATTGCATTATCGGTGAAGTTGGATTGACCGGAGAGGTGCGACGTGTATCGCGTATTGAACAGCGTGTCCAAGAAGCGGCAAAGCTGGGCTTTAAGCGTGCCATCATCCCGAAATCGAATATGGGCGGTTGGGATTTTCCGGAAGGAATCCGCGTCGTTGGCGTTGAAACTATAAACGAGGCGCTGAAGGAATTATTCCCGCAACAATAA
- a CDS encoding PIN/TRAM domain-containing protein gives MLRKIIQLLFLLVGATVGILFLPYAFELISISNNPWINNPYVAAIIGAAIFYVLSLLFVDSIIHFMKWMESKLLHAPTADLLFGSLGMIIGLVVAFLVGFALNTIDVPLIATVAPIILSVVLGYLGFQVGFQKRDELTGMLAPAKLASGKKPEDEPVEKSGYKLLDTSVIIDGRIADISETGFMEGIFVVPQFVIAELQHIADSSDTLKRTRGRRGLDILKRLQTERVGAIMITEEDFGDAAEVDMKLMRAAQKMGGKVVTNDFNLNKVCELHNVPVLNINDLANAVKPVVIPGEEMHVVVIKDGKEQNQGVAYLDDGTMIVIEEGKGHIGEAIDVVVTSVLQTSAGRMIFAKPKGLAVKKNGSKK, from the coding sequence ATGCTTCGGAAAATTATTCAGCTATTATTTTTATTAGTAGGCGCTACGGTTGGAATTTTGTTTTTGCCATATGCTTTTGAACTTATTTCTATCTCTAATAATCCATGGATCAACAACCCGTATGTCGCTGCCATTATCGGTGCTGCGATTTTTTATGTATTGTCCTTATTGTTCGTCGATTCGATTATCCATTTCATGAAATGGATGGAGAGTAAACTGCTCCATGCACCGACAGCGGATTTGCTGTTTGGCTCGCTTGGGATGATTATTGGCTTAGTGGTTGCCTTTTTGGTCGGCTTTGCCTTAAATACCATTGATGTGCCATTAATCGCGACAGTGGCACCGATCATTCTTTCCGTTGTGCTCGGTTATCTGGGATTCCAGGTCGGGTTCCAAAAGCGTGATGAGCTGACAGGGATGCTCGCGCCTGCAAAACTGGCAAGCGGCAAAAAACCGGAAGACGAGCCAGTGGAAAAATCGGGATACAAATTGCTCGATACAAGCGTTATCATCGATGGGCGGATTGCAGATATTTCAGAGACCGGATTTATGGAAGGGATCTTTGTCGTACCGCAATTTGTCATTGCAGAGCTTCAACACATTGCGGATTCGTCCGACACCTTAAAGCGTACACGCGGCAGACGGGGGCTCGATATCCTGAAGCGCCTGCAGACAGAGCGTGTCGGGGCGATCATGATTACGGAAGAGGATTTTGGCGATGCGGCTGAGGTCGATATGAAGCTCATGCGTGCAGCCCAGAAAATGGGCGGGAAAGTTGTGACGAATGATTTTAATTTGAATAAAGTGTGTGAGCTCCATAATGTGCCGGTCTTGAATATCAATGACCTCGCCAATGCGGTGAAGCCTGTCGTCATACCGGGCGAGGAGATGCATGTGGTCGTTATTAAAGACGGCAAAGAGCAAAATCAAGGGGTCGCGTATTTGGACGATGGCACGATGATTGTCATTGAAGAAGGCAAAGGCCATATTGGCGAAGCGATCGACGTCGTAGTGACAAGCGTATTGCAAACTTCTGCAGGACGGATGATTTTTGCCAAGCCTAAAGGTCTGGCTGTGAAGAAAAATGGATCAAAAAAATAA